From a region of the Nonlabens sp. Hel1_33_55 genome:
- a CDS encoding AAA family ATPase, with the protein MENIKRILLIGGPGSGKTSIINSIENAGYQVHHEISRLVTKRAQEKGIEQLFLKDPMAFSNELLKGRIDQYKKATKGVHFYDRGIPDVPAYHKFTGDEIPESYEQASNKYRYDSVFFLPPWEEIYESDNERYESFDQAMTIGSILLKYYKDLDYYVHEVPKASVEERLEFILNTAAID; encoded by the coding sequence ATGGAAAATATAAAAAGAATCTTATTGATTGGTGGTCCTGGCTCTGGAAAGACCTCAATCATAAATTCGATTGAAAATGCAGGGTATCAAGTGCATCATGAAATATCAAGGCTGGTTACCAAGCGAGCCCAAGAAAAAGGAATTGAACAATTATTTTTAAAAGATCCAATGGCTTTTAGCAATGAGTTATTAAAAGGTCGTATTGATCAATACAAAAAGGCAACCAAAGGTGTCCACTTCTATGATCGCGGTATTCCAGATGTACCGGCTTATCATAAATTCACAGGTGATGAAATTCCAGAATCTTATGAGCAAGCTTCCAATAAATATAGATATGATTCTGTTTTTTTCCTGCCGCCATGGGAAGAGATATATGAAAGTGATAATGAGCGTTATGAAAGCTTTGATCAAGCTATGACTATAGGCTCCATACTCCTTAAATATTATAAAGACTTAGATTACTATGTTCATGAAGTTCCTAAAGCAAGTGTTGAAGAACGTCTCGAATTTATTTTAAATACCGCTGCCATTGATTGA
- a CDS encoding DUF493 family protein, with translation MNDPKSEEFYEKLKLQLADTSLWPSKYLYKFIVPSQQSKIDEIEIFFDNMGAVITTKESSKGKYTSLSILVNMKSPDHVVEKYKEVATVDGVISL, from the coding sequence ATGAACGACCCAAAGTCAGAAGAATTCTACGAAAAGCTCAAATTACAGTTAGCAGACACAAGCCTATGGCCATCTAAATATCTTTACAAATTTATCGTGCCATCGCAGCAATCTAAAATTGATGAGATAGAAATCTTTTTTGACAACATGGGCGCTGTTATTACCACAAAAGAATCCAGTAAGGGAAAGTACACCAGTTTGTCAATTCTTGTCAATATGAAAAGCCCAGATCATGTGGTTGAAAAATATAAGGAAGTAGCAACCGTTGATGGTGTCATCTCATTATAG
- a CDS encoding DUF4290 domain-containing protein has translation MISSLEYNTERNQLNIPEYGRHIQKLVEHCKTLESKEERNRMANAIIGVMGNLNPHLRDVADFQHKLWDQFFIIADFDLDVDSPYPLPNKEDLLAHPPRMPYPQKKPRYRFYGNNIQSMIDVASSWEKGEKREALTFIIANHMKKSFLNWNKDSVDDAVIFKHLFELSDGKINLAAKDEDLLESKDLIYRNTNTRRHNNNNNNNRNRSKKGGRSNNNNNRRRRN, from the coding sequence TTGATATCATCCTTAGAATACAATACAGAGCGTAACCAGCTCAACATACCTGAATACGGTCGTCACATTCAAAAGCTAGTCGAGCATTGCAAAACCTTGGAATCCAAGGAAGAACGCAATCGCATGGCAAACGCCATCATAGGTGTGATGGGTAATTTGAACCCGCATTTAAGAGATGTGGCAGATTTCCAGCACAAGCTTTGGGACCAGTTTTTTATCATCGCAGATTTTGATCTAGACGTAGATTCCCCATATCCTTTACCCAATAAAGAAGATTTACTGGCACATCCTCCTAGAATGCCTTATCCACAAAAGAAGCCTAGATATCGTTTTTACGGAAACAATATCCAGAGTATGATCGATGTGGCTAGTTCATGGGAAAAAGGAGAAAAGCGTGAGGCATTGACTTTTATCATTGCTAACCACATGAAGAAATCCTTCCTTAACTGGAACAAGGATTCTGTAGATGATGCGGTTATTTTCAAGCACCTGTTTGAACTTAGTGATGGAAAAATAAATCTCGCTGCTAAAGATGAAGACTTATTGGAGTCAAAAGATTTGATCTACCGCAATACCAATACTAGACGTCACAACAATAACAACAATAATAATCGCAATCGTTCTAAAAAGGGAGGTCGCAGCAACAATAATAACAATAGACGTAGACGTAATTAA